The proteins below come from a single Streptococcus canis genomic window:
- a CDS encoding PrgI family protein, whose product MNTRVFKDISKVQHRAWLGFTTRQVIFVLPAVVITILILGLNLFYWQFGDWFVYGLIFTFTIPLMLFGVYRPNDLPFETYLNYRWHYEMTIPDRTLTGQKGIQREKNKSLNETKDYF is encoded by the coding sequence ATGAACACACGTGTCTTTAAGGATATTTCAAAGGTTCAACACAGGGCATGGTTAGGATTTACAACCAGACAGGTTATTTTTGTCTTACCAGCCGTTGTTATTACCATCCTGATTTTAGGGTTAAACCTTTTTTATTGGCAATTTGGGGATTGGTTTGTCTATGGTCTTATCTTTACTTTTACTATTCCTCTTATGCTTTTTGGGGTCTATCGCCCTAATGACTTACCTTTTGAAACGTATCTTAATTATAGATGGCATTATGAAATGACCATACCAGACCGTACACTAACTGGACAGAAAGGAATACAACGTGAAAAAAACAAATCGCTTAATGAAACCAAAGACTACTTCTAA
- a CDS encoding thrombospondin type 3 repeat-containing protein, protein MNPKTIYEKDSDYDGLTDAQELALGTNPHSLDSDGDGHSDLEEVQAGYSPLVPQKELCDDLEL, encoded by the coding sequence ATGAATCCAAAAACCATTTATGAAAAGGATTCAGACTATGATGGTCTGACAGATGCACAGGAATTAGCTCTGGGAACAAATCCGCATTCTCTTGATTCAGATGGTGATGGTCATTCAGATTTAGAGGAAGTACAAGCTGGTTATTCGCCACTAGTCCCTCAAAAGGAGTTGTGCGATGACTTGGAACTTTGA
- a CDS encoding type IV toxin-antitoxin system AbiEi family antitoxin domain-containing protein — protein sequence MDLLEKPVYNYIKNNHGVITFRDMEELNFPYQQLNQLVSKGKVESIERGIYHLPDTYIDDYFSLQYRFPKGIYSLETALWLHGLSLTIPFEPVMTFPFGTNTRPMKEAGVKPIVARKYHEIGMIKLERQAGQFISVYDMERTLVECLRTAYHVDIQVIAPAFQAYFKRGAVDYTKLYHYAQLFKVSEKLQSYVEVLS from the coding sequence ATGGATTTGTTAGAGAAACCCGTTTATAATTATATAAAAAATAATCATGGAGTAATAACTTTTCGTGATATGGAAGAGCTTAACTTTCCTTATCAACAGCTGAATCAATTAGTCTCAAAAGGGAAAGTGGAATCAATTGAAAGAGGTATCTATCATCTGCCAGATACCTATATCGATGACTATTTTAGTTTACAGTACCGTTTTCCAAAAGGAATTTATTCCTTAGAAACAGCACTTTGGTTACATGGTCTGTCCCTTACCATTCCATTTGAGCCTGTGATGACTTTTCCTTTTGGGACAAATACGAGGCCAATGAAAGAAGCTGGTGTCAAGCCGATTGTTGCTAGAAAGTATCATGAAATCGGTATGATTAAACTGGAGCGACAGGCTGGACAGTTTATCTCAGTATATGATATGGAACGAACATTAGTGGAGTGTTTGAGAACAGCTTACCATGTTGATATTCAAGTTATTGCTCCAGCTTTTCAAGCTTACTTCAAAAGAGGAGCTGTAGATTACACTAAGTTGTATCACTATGCACAACTATTTAAAGTATCTGAAAAACTACAATCATATGTGGAGGTCTTGTCGTGA
- a CDS encoding type IV secretion system protein: MNNTLPSAFIFLASEKISSDSLFEGFNVDLESTANLVKSLADYNPTVWSYMSAITKGVMQPLGVAILAVVLVLEFSKMAKKIANSGGAMTFEAIAPMIVSYIMVAVVITNTTVIVEAILAVASHIIEGVAGVVSHGGTTYETISGLKGSGIIGKLIVGFFAILIWLVRLVSVMVVNLLITIRFIQLYLMIPFAPLTIPTFLSDDWRSVGIGYLKNIMVYAVQGILIFLIVSLVPLFESAGKIAVSNGAGVMESLAVMFGGLVQAILLIIALVGSQRTARSILGM, encoded by the coding sequence ATGAACAACACATTACCTTCAGCTTTTATCTTTCTAGCCTCGGAGAAAATTTCAAGCGATAGCCTTTTTGAAGGTTTTAACGTGGACTTGGAATCGACGGCCAACTTGGTCAAATCCCTTGCGGATTATAACCCAACCGTGTGGTCTTATATGTCAGCTATCACAAAAGGAGTGATGCAGCCCTTGGGAGTGGCTATTTTAGCAGTCGTTTTAGTCCTTGAGTTTTCGAAGATGGCTAAGAAAATCGCCAACTCAGGTGGTGCGATGACCTTTGAAGCTATTGCCCCAATGATTGTCTCTTATATCATGGTGGCTGTGGTGATTACCAACACCACCGTTATTGTAGAAGCCATCTTAGCCGTTGCTTCTCACATCATTGAAGGCGTAGCTGGTGTCGTTTCTCATGGGGGAACGACTTATGAGACCATTTCAGGGTTGAAAGGTTCAGGCATTATTGGAAAACTCATTGTTGGCTTTTTTGCCATTTTGATATGGTTAGTGCGATTGGTCAGTGTGATGGTGGTGAATCTCCTCATTACCATTCGCTTTATCCAACTCTATCTCATGATTCCTTTTGCACCTTTAACGATTCCGACTTTCCTCAGTGATGACTGGAGAAGTGTTGGGATTGGCTACCTTAAGAACATCATGGTCTATGCCGTTCAAGGTATTTTGATTTTTCTAATTGTATCGCTTGTTCCCTTGTTTGAGTCGGCTGGAAAGATTGCCGTATCAAATGGAGCTGGAGTTATGGAATCACTCGCCGTTATGTTTGGTGGCTTGGTACAGGCCATCTTGTTAATCATTGCCTTAGTTGGCAGTCAACGAACCGCCCGAAGTATTTTGGGCATGTAG
- the ltrA gene encoding group II intron reverse transcriptase/maturase produces MQEMFDWLYQCSLANQTFGINLYDIIISENNILLAYRIIKSNTGSKTAGTDRQTIRDFTIKNQDEFIKEIRLAMKDYKPQTVRRVDIPKPNGKTRPLGIPTMRDRLIQQMIKQVLEPICEAKFYKHSYGFRPNRSTHHAIARCQFLMNQSTFHHVVDIDIQGFFDNVNHTKLLKQMYTIGIRDKRVLAIISKMLKAPIVRQGIPQKGTPQGAILSPLLSNIVLNDLDQWIASQWENFPTRRHYTKLNKYPALQQTKLKEMYIVRYADDFKIFTKNHKIAWKVFHAVEGYVKAHLKLNISKEKSKVTNLRRRSSEFLGFELKAIKKHKKYIARTSVSGKNKKIIREKIVRYLKTIQSSPT; encoded by the coding sequence ATGCAAGAAATGTTTGATTGGCTTTATCAATGTAGTTTGGCCAATCAGACGTTCGGTATCAATCTTTACGATATTATCATTTCTGAGAATAATATCTTACTAGCTTATCGTATTATAAAATCAAATACAGGCTCGAAGACAGCTGGTACAGATAGACAAACTATCAGAGATTTTACCATCAAGAATCAGGATGAATTTATCAAAGAAATCAGACTAGCAATGAAGGACTACAAGCCTCAGACGGTTAGACGAGTAGATATTCCCAAACCAAATGGCAAAACGAGACCTCTGGGGATACCTACCATGAGAGACAGACTAATTCAACAGATGATAAAGCAGGTTTTGGAACCCATTTGTGAAGCAAAATTTTACAAACATTCTTATGGTTTCCGTCCAAATCGCTCCACTCATCATGCAATAGCTAGATGTCAGTTTCTGATGAATCAGTCAACCTTTCACCACGTGGTTGATATTGATATTCAAGGGTTCTTTGATAATGTGAACCATACCAAGTTGCTTAAGCAGATGTATACAATTGGTATAAGAGACAAAAGGGTATTAGCTATTATCAGTAAAATGCTAAAAGCACCAATAGTTCGCCAAGGTATTCCACAAAAAGGAACACCACAAGGAGCGATATTATCCCCCTTATTGTCTAACATTGTACTGAATGATTTAGACCAATGGATAGCTAGTCAATGGGAGAATTTCCCGACACGGCGTCATTATACCAAACTAAACAAATATCCTGCTTTACAACAAACAAAGCTTAAGGAAATGTATATAGTACGATACGCAGATGATTTTAAAATCTTCACTAAGAACCATAAGATAGCTTGGAAAGTATTTCATGCGGTAGAGGGTTATGTAAAAGCTCACCTCAAACTGAACATTTCCAAAGAAAAGTCTAAGGTTACAAATTTGAGAAGAAGGAGTTCGGAGTTTCTTGGTTTTGAATTGAAGGCTATCAAGAAACATAAGAAATATATAGCCAGAACAAGCGTATCGGGTAAGAATAAAAAGATTATCAGAGAGAAGATAGTCAGGTACTTGAAAACAATTCAAAGTAGTCCTACATGA
- the ltrA gene encoding group II intron reverse transcriptase/maturase — translation MNDKHSTTAQAEKLSHKQLLANQWKSIDWKRAEQEVNRLQIRIVKATQAKNTNTVKRLQYLLTHSFYAKALAVRRVTTNKGKKTAGVDGELWTTPAQKMEALLSLTDKGYKASPLRRVYIDKKGKKKKRPLGIPTMYDRAMQALYALALEPIAETTADTKSFGFRKGRSCQDACEYIFTALSRKASPEWILEGDIKGCFDNISHDWLLENIPMDKSILKQFLKSGFVFKGELFPTEDGTPQGGIISPILANMALDGLQQVLSDRFHTNRLGKIDLRFKNSHKVNLVRYADDFIVTAATQEIALEAKEVIKEFLLGRGLELSEEKTLVTHINDGFDLLGWNFRKYKGKLIVKPSKNSIQTVIGKFSETILKRGKAWEQEVLIMKLNQQIRGWTNYHQSVCASEAFSYLDYHLYELLWRWAKRRHPKKGQWWISTKYWHRRGSRSWVFASGDKELIRVDHTAIVRHTKVREHANPYLDTEYFAQRAFNHGMKRLTGRFKLVWKQQDGRCHHCGLPMEIGEDREIFFKIPKSKGGVEDVDNMAYVHRYCQRLFIESRSKE, via the coding sequence ATGAATGATAAGCATTCAACGACAGCACAAGCTGAGAAGCTATCACACAAGCAACTGCTCGCTAATCAATGGAAAAGTATTGATTGGAAGCGGGCAGAACAAGAAGTGAATAGGCTACAAATCAGGATTGTCAAGGCTACTCAAGCCAAAAATACAAACACAGTGAAAAGACTTCAGTATTTACTAACACATTCTTTTTACGCCAAGGCACTTGCCGTTCGTCGAGTGACGACTAACAAAGGTAAGAAAACGGCGGGTGTAGATGGTGAACTTTGGACGACACCTGCTCAAAAGATGGAAGCTCTCTTATCTCTAACGGACAAAGGCTATAAAGCCAGTCCACTGAGACGGGTTTACATCGACAAAAAGGGTAAGAAGAAAAAGCGTCCATTAGGGATTCCTACCATGTACGATAGAGCCATGCAGGCACTTTATGCCTTAGCGCTCGAACCTATCGCAGAAACAACTGCAGATACTAAATCGTTCGGTTTCCGAAAAGGGAGAAGCTGCCAAGATGCTTGTGAGTATATCTTTACAGCGCTATCACGAAAAGCTTCTCCTGAATGGATTTTAGAAGGCGATATCAAAGGTTGTTTTGATAACATTAGCCATGATTGGCTCTTGGAGAATATTCCGATGGACAAATCCATCTTGAAGCAATTTCTTAAATCAGGTTTTGTATTCAAGGGCGAGTTATTCCCAACGGAAGATGGCACACCACAAGGTGGTATCATCTCACCTATTCTTGCCAATATGGCACTCGATGGGTTACAACAAGTCTTATCGGATAGATTCCATACCAATCGTTTAGGAAAAATCGACCTTCGATTCAAGAACAGCCATAAGGTCAATCTTGTCCGTTATGCGGATGATTTTATCGTCACAGCTGCGACACAAGAAATTGCTTTGGAAGCTAAAGAAGTGATTAAGGAATTTCTGCTTGGGCGAGGCTTAGAGCTATCAGAAGAAAAGACACTGGTGACTCATATCAACGATGGTTTCGACCTGCTTGGTTGGAACTTTCGGAAGTACAAAGGTAAATTAATTGTCAAACCTTCTAAGAATTCTATTCAAACCGTCATTGGTAAATTCTCAGAAACCATCCTCAAGCGAGGAAAAGCATGGGAACAAGAAGTCTTAATCATGAAACTAAATCAACAGATACGAGGATGGACCAACTACCACCAATCCGTTTGTGCTAGTGAAGCCTTCTCCTATCTGGATTACCATTTATATGAATTATTGTGGCGGTGGGCAAAACGTCGCCATCCGAAGAAAGGTCAATGGTGGATTTCGACCAAGTATTGGCATAGAAGAGGCAGTCGCAGTTGGGTATTTGCTTCAGGCGATAAAGAACTCATTCGAGTTGACCACACTGCTATTGTCAGACATACAAAGGTTAGAGAACACGCCAATCCTTACTTGGATACAGAATACTTTGCTCAACGAGCCTTTAATCATGGTATGAAACGATTGACAGGTCGGTTTAAACTTGTTTGGAAGCAACAAGACGGACGCTGTCATCACTGTGGACTCCCGATGGAGATTGGAGAAGATAGAGAAATATTCTTCAAAATTCCAAAATCCAAGGGAGGTGTGGAAGACGTTGACAATATGGCTTATGTGCATCGTTATTGTCAGCGACTATTTATTGAGAGCCGCTCGAAAGAGTGA
- a CDS encoding HNH endonuclease: MRTFKIGSTYLYPLADVKWRMARNFTQKLCPYTIEGRNLIYQKLKSNIVTELQELQKLTHETMTLEFGDNRLSKYSMQHGKCRITGQFLKAEDIHCHHIVPKYLGGTDRFDNLVIIHKWLHKLIHAVEPQMIEKYKRPFNLTGKQIERVNYYREKCNLTSI, from the coding sequence ATGAGGACGTTCAAAATTGGCTCTACTTACCTCTATCCATTAGCAGACGTCAAATGGCGAATGGCTAGAAATTTTACTCAGAAACTATGTCCTTACACCATTGAGGGACGAAATTTGATATATCAAAAGCTAAAGTCAAATATTGTTACAGAGCTGCAAGAACTCCAAAAGTTAACGCACGAGACAATGACTTTAGAGTTTGGGGATAATCGCCTATCGAAATATTCCATGCAACATGGGAAGTGCCGAATTACAGGACAATTCTTGAAAGCAGAGGATATTCACTGTCATCACATTGTTCCCAAATATTTGGGAGGGACAGATAGGTTTGATAATCTAGTCATTATCCATAAATGGCTACATAAACTAATTCATGCGGTTGAACCTCAAATGATTGAAAAGTATAAACGACCATTCAATTTGACTGGAAAACAAATTGAAAGAGTAAACTATTATCGTGAAAAATGTAATTTAACTAGTATTTAA
- a CDS encoding phage tail tip lysozyme, with the protein MREDKKVVKQARQNFRSDLKSARIHYRKEVRALKQTVPKIGRFRKPAQNSLFQEKKTEFKENLLSSQKETEEKFLKEITYVSPRLLRGKEIKNYRLPQAQERLRTARKHLSEVKLSEKSKSVNPKFTFKKENPSLKSRFQFHQEKSFDRLSAEKEVSSAKREVKQLKNVQKSKKSFTKVKARLGLAASESLDLVAQDDDLDGLRTLKDTSLKARRYGRLTYQAGKAAVKSGQTGVRFTKTKAAHGKERFHNFKNGKGFRRQKPLKPRRRYQTFLKHARKHSLAGVKGIVQAIKGSLTFFSAIAGNPLTWIVSGILLILLLMMSFFMSVSGSSVIQQDEMELTKAYTHMTWEDAEHTRTNEKGITYYTKIDEIMVYMNHQYQDYKLDDVMETGGATYKAFLSQLWTDLNGGDSIKSMSDLYKEPSYKLAEEDQEELRELTEEGNYLVLQELDNPFQGQTDEDSLRMTVRYGYEILDEKPTLHHHILLEAKEGQVIVAPMEGKVSLEGENIILTSGKGVNKTKLTLFGIHLGRVSEGQQVLAGDIIGQTKDGTGLKVTYQKVDNDTDKLVYVNPAFYFPKVIQVQTTILPTIGQFGGEEFERAKAIYDYLKSKGATNQAIAAILGNWSVESAINPKRAEGEFLTPPVGATDTSWDDESWLSLNGPTIYNGRYPNILKRGLGLGQWTDTADGSRRHTLLLEYAKGKHQKWYDLGLQLDFMLHGDSPYYTSWLKEFFNNSGSPASLAQLFLIYWEGNSGDKLLERQTRATEWFYQIEKGFSHPNGGTAQSDPKALEAVRGDLFENSIPGGGDGMGYAYGQCTWGVAARINQLGLKLKGRNGEKISIISTMGNGQDWVRTAASLGGETGTSPQAGAILSFAGGGHGTPAEYGHVAFVGARRF; encoded by the coding sequence ATGAGAGAGGATAAAAAGGTAGTCAAACAGGCCAGACAAAACTTTCGAAGCGACTTAAAATCAGCCCGTATACATTATCGGAAAGAAGTTAGAGCCTTAAAACAGACTGTTCCTAAAATAGGACGATTTCGAAAACCAGCTCAAAATTCTCTGTTTCAGGAAAAGAAAACAGAGTTCAAAGAAAATCTACTCAGTAGTCAAAAGGAAACAGAAGAGAAGTTCCTAAAGGAAATTACCTATGTGTCTCCTAGACTGTTAAGGGGAAAGGAAATCAAGAACTACCGACTTCCGCAAGCTCAAGAACGTTTGCGGACAGCAAGAAAACATTTGTCAGAAGTGAAACTAAGTGAAAAGTCAAAATCGGTTAATCCCAAGTTTACTTTCAAAAAAGAAAATCCTTCCCTGAAGTCTCGCTTTCAATTTCACCAAGAAAAATCATTTGATCGACTCAGTGCAGAAAAAGAAGTAAGTTCTGCCAAACGTGAGGTCAAACAACTCAAGAATGTCCAAAAGTCTAAGAAAAGTTTTACCAAAGTCAAAGCTAGACTAGGCTTAGCTGCCTCAGAATCGCTTGATTTGGTGGCACAAGATGATGATTTAGACGGTCTAAGAACCCTGAAGGATACTAGCTTGAAAGCTAGACGGTATGGCAGATTAACCTATCAAGCTGGTAAAGCGGCGGTGAAAAGTGGACAGACTGGTGTGCGTTTTACAAAGACGAAAGCGGCTCATGGAAAGGAGCGATTTCATAATTTCAAAAATGGTAAAGGTTTTAGGCGCCAGAAACCTCTTAAACCACGAAGACGCTATCAAACCTTTTTAAAGCACGCCAGAAAGCATAGTCTAGCAGGAGTTAAGGGGATTGTTCAAGCCATTAAGGGAAGTCTGACTTTCTTTTCTGCAATTGCGGGAAATCCTTTAACTTGGATTGTCTCAGGCATACTCTTGATACTCCTTTTGATGATGAGTTTTTTCATGAGTGTCTCAGGAAGTAGTGTCATTCAACAAGATGAAATGGAATTGACCAAGGCCTATACCCACATGACGTGGGAAGATGCGGAACATACGAGAACCAACGAAAAAGGGATTACCTATTACACCAAGATTGATGAGATCATGGTTTACATGAATCATCAATACCAAGACTACAAGCTTGACGATGTCATGGAAACAGGTGGTGCGACTTATAAAGCATTTCTCAGTCAACTGTGGACGGACTTAAACGGTGGTGATTCGATTAAATCTATGTCTGACCTGTATAAGGAACCTAGCTACAAGCTGGCTGAGGAGGACCAAGAAGAACTAAGGGAATTGACTGAAGAAGGAAACTATCTCGTTCTTCAAGAACTGGACAATCCTTTTCAGGGACAGACGGATGAAGATAGTTTACGAATGACCGTTCGGTATGGCTATGAGATTCTTGATGAGAAACCGACTCTCCATCACCATATCCTCTTAGAAGCCAAGGAAGGTCAAGTCATTGTAGCACCTATGGAGGGAAAGGTATCTCTTGAAGGAGAGAATATTATTCTGACATCAGGTAAGGGAGTGAATAAGACTAAACTAACCTTGTTTGGCATTCATTTAGGTCGAGTGAGCGAGGGGCAACAAGTCTTGGCAGGAGACATTATTGGTCAGACCAAGGACGGAACAGGTCTAAAAGTCACCTATCAAAAGGTAGATAATGACACGGACAAGTTGGTCTATGTCAATCCCGCTTTCTACTTTCCAAAAGTGATTCAAGTTCAGACCACCATTCTTCCAACTATTGGCCAGTTTGGTGGAGAAGAGTTTGAGAGAGCTAAGGCCATTTATGACTATCTCAAAAGTAAAGGTGCGACCAATCAAGCTATTGCGGCCATTTTAGGAAATTGGTCGGTAGAATCCGCCATCAATCCCAAACGAGCTGAAGGTGAGTTTCTAACTCCTCCTGTTGGTGCGACAGACACTTCATGGGATGATGAGAGCTGGCTCTCACTTAATGGTCCAACTATATACAATGGACGTTACCCCAATATTCTTAAACGTGGTTTAGGATTAGGCCAGTGGACAGACACTGCAGATGGGTCACGCAGACATACCTTATTGCTAGAATATGCCAAAGGAAAACATCAGAAGTGGTATGATTTGGGGTTACAACTGGACTTCATGTTGCATGGGGATAGTCCTTACTACACAAGTTGGTTGAAAGAGTTCTTTAACAATTCAGGAAGTCCAGCCAGTCTTGCCCAACTCTTTCTGATTTACTGGGAAGGTAACTCAGGAGATAAGCTATTAGAGCGACAAACAAGAGCGACTGAGTGGTTCTATCAAATTGAAAAGGGCTTCAGTCACCCAAATGGTGGAACGGCACAAAGTGATCCAAAAGCACTTGAAGCTGTCCGAGGAGACCTCTTTGAGAACTCTATTCCAGGAGGTGGTGACGGTATGGGTTATGCTTACGGTCAATGTACGTGGGGAGTCGCAGCCCGTATCAACCAACTGGGGCTGAAACTCAAAGGCCGAAATGGTGAGAAGATTTCAATTATCAGCACCATGGGTAATGGCCAAGACTGGGTGCGTACAGCAGCAAGCCTCGGTGGTGAAACTGGAACAAGTCCACAAGCAGGAGCTATACTCTCTTTTGCAGGTGGAGGCCATGGTACACCAGCAGAATACGGACATGTGGCTTTCGTCGGTGCGAGACGTTTCTAA
- a CDS encoding VirB4-like conjugal transfer ATPase, CD1110 family: MKPKTTSNDKKQKTKAQKQEVRPSTVNTLAYQGLFQNGLMQVTPDYFSQSYLLGDVNYQTVGLEDKGAIVEKYSDLINSLDDKTNFQLTIFNQKVNLEKFRKSILYPLQEDGFDAYRDELNRMMDSNLEAGENNFSAVKFLSFGKSDQTPKLAFRSLSQIGEYFKSGFSEIDVSLGLLGGEERVNVLADMLRGENHLPFSYKDLTLSGQSTKHFIAPTYLSFKHKNHIELDDRLLQIVYVRDYGMELGDKFIRDLMQSDLEVMISLHAKGSTKSETMTKLRTKKTLMESQKIGEQQKMARTGIYLEKVGHVLENNIDEAEALLQTMTQTGDKLFDTVFLIGVLADTEDQLKQSLDIIKQVAGSNDMIIDNLTYMQEAAFNSLLPFGKNYLEGVSRSLLTSNIAVNAPWTSVDIQDKGGKFYGINQISSNIISIDRGKLNTPSGLILGTSGAGKGMATKHEIISTKLKEAGGDTEIIIVDPENEVRQEVV, translated from the coding sequence ATGAAACCAAAGACTACTTCTAATGACAAAAAGCAAAAGACGAAAGCACAGAAGCAGGAGGTCAGACCTTCTACCGTGAATACGTTAGCTTATCAAGGGCTTTTTCAGAATGGACTCATGCAAGTCACCCCAGATTATTTTTCCCAGTCCTATCTTTTAGGGGATGTCAATTACCAAACAGTGGGACTTGAAGATAAGGGAGCGATTGTGGAGAAATATTCTGATTTAATCAATTCACTGGATGATAAGACTAATTTCCAACTGACGATTTTCAATCAAAAAGTTAATTTGGAAAAATTCAGGAAGAGTATTCTCTATCCCTTACAGGAAGATGGGTTTGATGCTTATCGTGATGAATTGAATCGCATGATGGATTCCAACTTAGAGGCGGGCGAGAACAACTTTTCAGCTGTCAAGTTTCTTTCATTTGGCAAGAGCGACCAAACACCAAAACTAGCTTTTCGTTCTCTGTCGCAAATTGGGGAATATTTCAAGAGTGGCTTTTCAGAGATTGATGTATCTCTTGGTCTGCTTGGTGGAGAAGAGCGAGTGAATGTCCTTGCGGATATGTTGCGAGGTGAAAATCATTTACCGTTCTCTTACAAGGATTTGACCCTCTCAGGTCAATCCACCAAACACTTTATTGCCCCAACCTACCTTTCCTTTAAACACAAGAATCATATTGAATTGGACGATAGATTATTACAGATTGTCTATGTTCGTGATTACGGTATGGAGCTAGGGGATAAATTTATTCGTGACCTCATGCAGTCAGATTTGGAAGTGATGATTAGCCTACATGCTAAAGGCTCTACCAAGTCTGAAACCATGACCAAGCTGCGAACCAAGAAGACCTTGATGGAATCACAAAAAATTGGGGAACAACAAAAAATGGCTCGGACAGGTATCTATTTGGAGAAGGTCGGCCATGTTCTTGAAAACAACATCGATGAAGCAGAAGCTCTTCTTCAAACCATGACCCAAACAGGAGATAAACTGTTTGACACTGTATTTCTGATTGGTGTGCTGGCAGATACTGAAGACCAACTCAAACAATCTCTTGATATTATCAAGCAAGTGGCAGGGTCTAATGATATGATTATCGATAATTTGACCTACATGCAAGAAGCTGCTTTTAATAGTCTCTTGCCATTTGGGAAGAACTATCTTGAAGGTGTTTCTCGGTCTCTATTGACTTCAAACATTGCCGTGAATGCACCTTGGACTTCCGTTGATATTCAGGACAAGGGTGGGAAATTTTATGGCATCAATCAAATCTCAAGTAATATCATCAGTATTGACCGTGGCAAGTTAAATACTCCGTCAGGTTTGATTTTAGGGACTTCTGGAGCTGGTAAAGGGATGGCGACAAAACATGAAATCATTTCTACTAAGCTCAAGGAAGCAGGTGGTGATACTGAAATTATCATTGTTGACCCAGAAAATGAGGTGCGACAAGAAGTCGTATGA
- a CDS encoding nucleotidyl transferase AbiEii/AbiGii toxin family protein, whose amino-acid sequence MKFSNANSFKAKVKNIAREKGIPAQQVQQNFLIEQVLKLISESKYKDSFIVKGGFLIGQMIGLDKRTTMDLDVTLKGQPLNEENIQSIFKEIINRPSEGFQFEIDKLEPIRQDDEYGGFSLKLNATFDTLREVVFIDITTGDHITPREITYQLQSVFSEDKLEVWTYNLETVLAEKLETIISRGAASTRPRDRYDLYTLYHLRKDEIDVPILNAALQNTAKKRESLDILINWEEQLETIRSSDYQKQLWSRYQKSFRYASETSFEESVDIVAIILNHLEV is encoded by the coding sequence GTGAAATTTTCAAATGCTAATAGTTTCAAAGCCAAAGTCAAGAATATTGCAAGAGAAAAAGGGATACCTGCTCAACAAGTTCAGCAAAATTTTCTGATTGAACAAGTCTTAAAACTCATCTCAGAGAGCAAGTATAAAGATTCATTCATTGTAAAAGGTGGATTTCTTATCGGACAGATGATTGGCTTAGATAAACGGACGACAATGGATTTAGATGTTACCCTGAAAGGTCAACCTCTTAACGAAGAAAATATTCAATCAATCTTCAAAGAAATAATCAATCGACCTTCTGAAGGTTTCCAATTTGAAATTGATAAGTTAGAGCCAATTCGACAGGATGACGAATATGGTGGTTTTTCCCTTAAACTAAATGCGACATTTGACACCTTACGTGAAGTTGTCTTTATTGATATAACGACAGGTGACCATATTACGCCACGAGAAATTACATACCAATTACAATCCGTTTTCTCAGAGGATAAGCTAGAAGTTTGGACATATAATTTAGAAACAGTTCTTGCTGAAAAATTAGAAACCATTATAAGTCGAGGAGCTGCTTCAACTAGACCTCGTGACCGCTATGATCTCTATACATTGTACCACCTTCGAAAAGATGAGATTGATGTGCCCATATTGAATGCAGCTTTGCAGAATACTGCTAAAAAAAGAGAAAGTTTAGATATTTTGATAAATTGGGAAGAGCAACTAGAGACAATACGTAGCTCTGACTATCAGAAACAGCTTTGGTCTCGTTATCAAAAATCATTCAGATATGCCAGTGAAACGAGTTTTGAGGAATCTGTGGACATAGTGGCAATTATTTTAAATCATTTGGAGGTTTAG